ATGGAACACCCAACTTCATCAGAAGAACAAAAAATTGACCACACAAACATTGCCAAGAAAAGAAGTGTTCTTCAAACCAACAACAAAGACCTAGGTATCTTTCCCACCCCATCCATGTATGTGTGTGCATGTCAAAAAGGCAATATTTTCAACAAAATTATTCCCAGACACCAATCAGCACCCCAACAAAATGTCAAAAAAATTGCATATATTCTCTTGTTAATTTCCataaatacaacaaatatgattCCAACTTCCAAACTCCAATTGTCTTCTTCTTTGTCACCAATATGCATTATAACTTCTAAGGGGTGTCACATAGAACGAATAACATTCCAAGTAGAAGCCCATCAATTGGAGGTCATGGcataaaatttggaattttcTCACCCTTATAAATTTACCTCGATTATTCCTTGCATTTCCCATCTACGCCCCAGTCTCCAGCTATTATTACCACAAGCCTCAGATGCAGAACCCCTTTGGCTCCTCATTCGCCCCATCCTCTCTATGTCAATTAGGATCTCAACTCCTTAGAAACAACTGGAGCTTCATCCCTTAGTTGCTACCTAGATTCCCCAAATCTTGATTGCCACCCCATGGAGACCTTAAAAAGAGGCCAGGATTTCCCCTTGTGAGGATGGGCAAGATGACATGGTTATATGCAATGGAAGGCTAGTCACCTTATGAATGAGAAATGGATTTTGCAGGGAAGGAAACTGCCACGTCCCTATTTTTGGCACATGACTGGCTCTATCTTGTGTTTTAACAAGTACTCAATCTTAACTGGCTTATTACTTGCATTCAAATGATAGTTTTGCAGAAACAAATTCCTTGCTAGGCCTGGTGCCTCCATTGGATTTTTGGATGGAGTCAAGGCCGGTCACGTGCCAAAAATAGGGACATGATAGAAACTAGAACTTTCATACATCAAAGGCAACTCCATACCAAAGATCTATAATTTAAATGCTAACAGAAACACAATGAAGCAATTCAAATTCTAGTGTTCATCAACTTCATCTAAACAGACCCTTGTATAGTATGGTTCAATATATAGcaacattttaattttagtttttttttttttttttttaagaacgaTTTTTTTGAGTTAAAATGTTATGTTCTCCAAGTTTCTGTTCTACCCTTTAGGCTTCATACAGTCTCCTCTATCTACCCTCCATTTATCCTCATTTTTTGCTCCCATCCTCCTAATCTTTTTCGTTTCACCAACTTTTAACCCATCAGCATAAAGGGAAAATAAATCCAGAGGACATTTTTAACCTTTTCACTAATGAAGCCAAAATCTAGATACCATATTTTAATTATAGCATGAATCTTCATATATTCATTCTTCCATCCAAAAGCAACTCGGGCATTATAATAATTCTACCCAGGGAAGTAAAGGTAAATAAAAGAAATGTAAATCCAGCAAAATTATGCCACACAAACATATATTGAGAACAGTCACAACTGTTTTGACTTTAAACAATAAACCTACAATCctttcatattttaaattataatctGAATCTTATATTCATTCTTCCATTAAAATATAGCTATGGCTCCAAGTCTTGCTTTTTCAAGGAcgacaaaaaataaataaataaaaaagtgcACGCCCCAGCATGATTATGCTACACAATTAGATTGATTATCTAGGGTGTGATGCTTTTACTAGAAACTTGCAGAAATGAAAATTATGAAaccaatataaaaataaaaaccagGCTTAGACAACAAAATTCATATCCTAATAAACTAATCTAAGAATTATGGCTATGTATTTTGATAAAACACGCAAAAGCAGAATAACAAGTATTTCTTTCAGCATTTCTCAAAAAACACATACCCCTGAAACTTTGACAAATTGGCCCTCCGTTGCAGTTCTAAGATCAGCATCTGGATAACTGGCAATGAAACCAGTTATAGCTCTTCTTCCCCAATAAGCATTCCAAGTAAAAGCAGCAGCAACCGTGCCAAAGAGAACCACAACAACAATGAGAAGAATGGGATTGTGGACAGCACCAAGGATAAAACCACCAGCAATGAAACCCATTACAAACAGCAGAATCATTGACCAAAGTATTGGCTTCGGGAAACTACGATGAAAAGAATATTCATCCTCCTGGCTAAGATTAGTCACAGCTTGGCCGTGAACCATAGGGACACTTTGCAGCTTGACTGAACCTGTGGAATCCAACGGACCAGATACTTTCCGAGGAGCACCTGATGAATTTAGGGGGCCTGAAGAAATGGGGCCAGATGTAATGAGACCTGTGGTAGGGAGAACTGGAGGTAGAGGGCCTGAATTTTGGCGAGAAACAGTTCCAGCTCCAGGTTGAGGACCAGAAGACTTCTTCACTGGATCACCATGTCTATTAAGTGGTCCTGAATTAGACTTCTTTACTGAAGTACCAGAGCTCGGTCGATTTGCAGTATTAGGCATGATTGGTCCTGAGTGGGTTGCAGCACCACCAAATGATCCAGATCTTGATGGGGCATTATTTATAGGTCCAGATTTTCTTGACCTGGAACCATCTACTGGGATATCAAACATTTTCCCAAGTTCTCCGGATTTTTTAATATCACCACCAGTATAAGGCATGGCCGTTGAGCTCATTGTTGGTGGCCTTTCTTTTGGTTGCTCTGGCCGGCCTGATACATACAGGCCATTGCTCAGCTGATGGGATGGGAAACGGGAACCCATCAAACTGATTTGACTGGtcacaaaagaaacttaacaaCAAGGCACAATCAGCACCACTGCAAACGCAACAGGATTCCAGCCACAACAACTACAAGGGAGGATCTCAAGTGCTCAATTTTGGGCCCCTACCACCATACAAATTAAATTGTAGCATAGGATAACAGTGCAGCCATGACTTCAGAACCCTTCAAAGATTTATTCCAAATAATCCATCAAAGGCCTGCATTGATACCATGAATCAATCATCAAAAGAAATGGGATGCCcagaaaaaccaaaaagaaaaggCTCACAGAAACGCATTTTCAATTCACCGTGCAGACAAAAAGATCTTCTGAGCAGCCAACTAGGGGATGaatgaacaataataattatACACAGAAAGATAAGCACTCTCTCAGAATGTCATCAACGGGATTAACAGAAAACTCTACCTTCAGCATCATGGATCTGAAAACAAGTTCAGTTCATGAACCGAGCAGTCTCATAAAAGACATTATGAGGAACAAAACCCTTTGATAGAGGCATGGGGAACAGAACTGAAGTACACATGCCATAAATAAGGAGCTTCATATGGACAGATTCCCTATGCCTTTTTCTTGCCATGCTACTCAAgccaaaaatagaaacaaaatcccaaaaaaaggaaaatatagCCCCCCGCTTCCGTTTACAAAAGATACCAAATCCCAGAAATCAAGTCGACATTCGCAATTGAGATCCAAGATCCAAAACCGCAGGAAATTTCACTAGCACCATTTAGGGCATAGAAAACCCACAAAATCTAATAACCTTATGGCAAATCGGCTTAGCTTAAATACCCACATTTTGATTTTACAGAAACGCAAGCCGAATGGGAGAGATCAGAAACCCTAAAATGCGTAGTTCCAAGCTCAGGAGAGACCGAAAAGGGATGCGAGAGACAGTACAACGTGATAAAGGGTCACTGAAACAAGATCATAGACAGCTAGAGAGATGCATACCTGATGATGTAAAGACATCGCAAAATCAAAGGAGAGGTAAGATAGGACTGCTTCTGATATGGATCTCCATGGCAACCTTCTAGAGAGAGACGGAGAGGGTGGAGAAAATTGGTCGTTTTGGGTGCAAATAGAATTGGAAGGAAACCAAAAAGCaaacaacaaaagaaaatataataataataaagaaaatttaCTTTCAGAAGAAAAGGTGGAAACTGAAAGCACACCCTTCACCTTCCTCCCTGCCCCCCTTTCAGTTTTCCACTCCACTTGAAGCTGTATATGCGTAATTACAGAAATATCCCTCGCTCTCTCGGGAAATGTCCAACCTGCCACTTCCTATCTTTTCTTCAAAATCCCCTATTTCTAGAAGAACAGACCTTTCTTGCCGTATTGAGAATtgacataataaaaaaaaaaaattattccaaGTTAATCCATAATGGTTGACCGCTGACCATTCAATATCCGCAAGAACGCTCTTGTACATTACATAATACACACAAAGCAGAAAATTTTTATCAATTCAAAAACAATCTTTTATCTTATTATGTATCATTCCAAACAGAAAATGTCTTCCACACTAAATTGTATTTTTTACCCCAGAATTTATTTTAACTTTCTCAGTTTCTATTAGTTTTACTTTTTgatttagcaaaaaaaaaaatatttaaagacTAGTTGAACACGGTAGATTTTAATCGTTGTTTAAGATGCTTGtgaatatttaaattattttaacagAAGAGAAATATGGATTAAGTGTTAAAATACTCACAAGCACTTTAGTGGATCCGCCAATACTATTCAAACTtctatatatatagtataaaattcATGGATATTTAGGTTTATagtattaattttaaaaaataggaaATTATTTATACCATTTATATAACAAATATTTAATCTTATTTTTAGGCAGTGTTTGGTTCAcgaaatcaaaaatatttataggaaattACATTCCAAGAATCTAATTCCAAGAGTATGATGCTGGACttatgggaatatttttgtttagtttgcaTTGTAAGACTTTCATGGATGTATGCAAAGATTCTTATATCAATTTTCAATTCAACATGGGAATCCTAATGAGCATTTCAATAAAATGACCATTATACCCTCGATATGTGTATACTCTCTTAGACGGTCGTAGCCTGTGGAGTATATACGTGAGCCCCGCAACGGATATACAATATAGAGTTAGAGGGAGGGTGAATGACTCTTTTtatgtatttaaaatttctctacaaaacaaaTGTCTTGGCTAGAAGCAATCAATTATATcataatagataaaatataaaatgtgCACAAGACAAgtaaataaagagtagggagaaaAAAGCTTAACACCgggttttaacgtggttcggcaccaaaccTAGAttcacgccttagcaccaagccaaggattccacaatccactataaacgcTCCTTTTccggcggagcaagccttacaactcgagtaCACAACCCTatactcaggaacaaatccctacatgCTCACAAAAAGTCTTCACTTTAGTTCACATAGAATCTTCACCAagcggttcacaaagaacctattACAACGAAGATGATATACAAAGaaaagctcctcaaatgagctgatatgagatacaatcaaatcctcactcttatctctcaaggaatgattcacacaagatcaAATAGTAAGAGAGGATTGAACACTTTGTgaatgaataactaaaatgcaagtgCAAAGTGTTAGGctttggattcaaagatatttttcacaaatatgattaacaataataaaaaatcatactaaacaagtctatggacttgtatatatagccaaaaatccCTTATAGCCATTAACTAGCTGTTAGGAGCAACTCCCAggaaaaactagccattttttagCCATTGGTATTCTATCACTTTCccaaactatcgacgatttttcTAGGCTCTAtgaaactatcgacgatttcCTATGTACGTCGACGATTACCcaaaattagaaaaagtcatcaacacgaaagttgtggtattttttcttaactttccatagacaccaaggtCGTCCTATTTGAActttttctagcaaaagttaggCTCCAGATACCGAAAGGTGTTTAGGACTAAAGGCTGCACTATGTTAAATGATGATTGCTCAATTTTTTCTTGTCAAAAAGTCTTTTGAGgatttaaaacatttttggaagaaattatatgaaatatattaaatctaataaagtttaatacttgtccaaatgaatttcaccttgaatataagatatcttgttaataaaaagaCATTTGAAgaatcattttgatatcttatttACTTGTATgtcatttattgaaaatatgctttactTTTTTTTGAACCCttaggacataagactcattttgataaaactgagaccaagtatgaaaatgattatgaaaccaagatgttaaaaacttatCCCTTTGGAAAACAGAATTGAGTTCAGGATTtgtttgacaaactctttgttttatatttgaaaactataaatgtgagtttgtgacttaagttaaaacctataaactcaagtgtcctaatatacatgttgactctataagtcaaatcctgttttg
This region of Malania oleifera isolate guangnan ecotype guangnan chromosome 10, ASM2987363v1, whole genome shotgun sequence genomic DNA includes:
- the LOC131165474 gene encoding uncharacterized membrane protein At1g16860-like, with the translated sequence MGSRFPSHQLSNGLYVSGRPEQPKERPPTMSSTAMPYTGGDIKKSGELGKMFDIPVDGSRSRKSGPINNAPSRSGSFGGAATHSGPIMPNTANRPSSGTSVKKSNSGPLNRHGDPVKKSSGPQPGAGTVSRQNSGPLPPVLPTTGLITSGPISSGPLNSSGAPRKVSGPLDSTGSVKLQSVPMVHGQAVTNLSQEDEYSFHRSFPKPILWSMILLFVMGFIAGGFILGAVHNPILLIVVVVLFGTVAAAFTWNAYWGRRAITGFIASYPDADLRTATEGQFVKVSGVITCGNVPLESSFQKVPRCVYTSTSLYEYRGWDSKAANPTHRRFTWGLRSLERHVVDFYISDFQSGLRALVKTGYGARVTPYVDESVVVDINESNREMSPEFIRWLGERNLSSDDRVMRLKEGYIKEGSAVSVMGVVQRNDNVLMIVPSQDPIPTGCQWFKCILPASLEGIVLRCEDTSKIDVIPV